A region from the Hylaeus volcanicus isolate JK05 chromosome 6, UHH_iyHylVolc1.0_haploid, whole genome shotgun sequence genome encodes:
- the LOC128878700 gene encoding segment polarity protein dishevelled homolog DVL-3 isoform X2, whose product MEETKIIYHIDDEETPYLVKLTISPERVTLADFKNVLNRPNYKYFFKSMDDDFGVVKEEIVDDDAHLPCFNGRVVSWLVSAEGSNVSDGASQCTDSVAHSEVKHDRVDHVTPGHTTRGPPPLSHDDTLTETESIISSRQGHHLHKSSRHHTDKYEKYNKYNGLRINGHSKHRSGHGYETASILSSDLETTTFLESDDDASSRITSTTGRHTNMSSTVDRATLDRRRPQRRRRHRLPPMSRTSSFSSITDSTMSLNIITVSLNMDTVNFLGISIVGQSNKGGDGGIYVGSIMKGGAVALDGRIEPGDMILQVNDINFENMSNDEAVRVLREVVQKPGPIKLVVAKCWDPNPKGYFTIPRTEPVRPIDPGAWVAHTAAIRGEGFPPRPPSATTLTSTSSSLASTLPDTERPLEELHLTVNTDMPTIVRAMARPDSGLEIRDRMWLKITIPNAFIGADVVDWLNTHVEGFIDRRDARKYASLMLKAGFIRHTVNKITFSEQCYYIFGDLCSAMSSMKLDCDTVGPLPPPNAWDMPYSGTYAPHSATGYSPMPFNFTNEPTVYGYHREESVHSGSGGSSAGSEHICKEPIHDLKSCSSASETELHIPSVPTMQSKNSGNGNGSNGKRSNGSRSRSSGSEQSVQTGTGSGNQQNQQDLSDEEDILEYQFLHK is encoded by the exons CGTggtgaaagaagaaattgtagATGATGATGCCCATCTTCCCTGTTTCAATGGACGTGTTGTCTCTTGG TTGGTGTCAGCTGAAGGCAGTAACGTATCAGATGGTGCATCACAGTGCACAGATTCTGTGGCACACAGCGAGGTGAAGCATGATCGTGTAGATCATGTAACACCTGGTCATACAACTCGTGGTCCACCACCACTTTCACATGATGACACTTTAACAGAAACTGAAAGTATTATAAGTAGTCGACAAGGGCATCATTTGCATAAAAGTTCAAGACATCATACAgacaaatatgaaaaatataataagtataaTG GGCTTCGTATAAATGGTCATTCAAAGCACAGATCGGGCCACGGTTATGAGACTGCTTCTATTTTAAGTTCAGATTTAGAAACAACAACATTTTTAGAGTCGGATGACGATGCAAGTAGCCGTATAACGTCGACAACAGGCAGACATACCAATATGAGTAGTACAGTTGACAGAGCTACCTTAG ATCGACGTAGACCGCAGAGAAGACGGCGTCACAGATTACCACCTATGTCTAGAACGTCATCCTTTAGCAGTATCACAGACAGTACAATGtccttaaatattataacagtTTCGTTAAATATGGATACTGTTAACTTCCTTGGAATTAGTATTGTTGGTCAAAGTAACAAGGGTGGAGATGGAGGAATCTATGTTGGTTCAATAATGAAAGG gGGAGCAGTTGCTTTAGATGGTCGAATAGAACCTGGCGACATGATTCTTCAAGTAAACGAtattaactttgaaaatatgtcTAATGATGAAGCAGTTAGGGTGTTGAGGGAAGTTGTTCAGAAACCAGG ACCAATCAAATTAGTAGTTGCAAAATGCTGGGATCCTAATCCAAAAGGTTATTTCACAATACCACGTACAGAACCTGTAAGACCTATAGATCCTGGTGCATGGGTGGCGCATACAGCCGCTATAAGGGGTGAAGGTTTTCCTCCGCGTCCACCGAGCGCCACAACTTTAACATCAACGTCGAGTAGCCTTGCGAGCACATTACCAGAtacagaaa GACCATTAGAGGAACTTCACCTTACAGTGAATACCGATATGCCAACAATAGTACGAGCAATGGCTCGGCCTGACTCAGGCTTGGAGATTCGTGATCGTATGTGGcttaaaataacaataccAAATGCATTTATCGGTGCAGATGTGGTAGATTGGCTTAATACCCATGTAGAAGGATTTATCGACCGTCGCGATGCAAGAAAATATGCATCCCTCATGCTGAAAGCTGGTTTCATTAGGCACacagttaataaaataacattttctgaACAATGCTATTATATATTTGGTGACTTGTGTTCAGCCATGAGTAGCATGAAACTAGACTGCGATACAGTTGGGCCGTTACCTCCACCAAATGCCTGGGACATGCCTTATTCAGGAACATATGCACCTCATTCTGCAACTGGATACAGTCCAATGCCATTTAATTTCACTAACGAACCAACCGTGTATGGTTATCACCGAGAAGAAAGTGTTCATAGTGGTTCAG GAGGTAGTAGCGCAGGTAGCGAGCACATTTGCAAAGAACCTATCCATGATTTAAAGTCCTGTTCTTCGGCGTCTGAAACCGAATTGCATATTCCATCAGTGCCAACTATGCAGAGTAAGAATTCTGGTAATGGAAATGGATCGAATGGAAAGAGGTCTAATGGTAGTCGCAGTCGTTCCAGTGGTTCTGAACAGTCTGTGCAGACAGGAACTGGTTCAGGGAATCAACAGAACCAACAAGACTTATCTG atgAGGAAGACATTTTGGAGTACCAGTTTCTGCATAAGTGa
- the LOC128878700 gene encoding segment polarity protein dishevelled homolog DVL-3 isoform X1 — MEETKIIYHIDDEETPYLVKLTISPERVTLADFKNVLNRPNYKYFFKSMDDDFGVVKEEIVDDDAHLPCFNGRVVSWLVSAEGSNVSDGASQCTDSVAHSEVKHDRVDHVTPGHTTRGPPPLSHDDTLTETESIISSRQGHHLHKSSRHHTDKYEKYNKYNGLRINGHSKHRSGHGYETASILSSDLETTTFLESDDDASSRITSTTGRHTNMSSTVDRATLDRRRPQRRRRHRLPPMSRTSSFSSITDSTMSLNIITVSLNMDTVNFLGISIVGQSNKGGDGGIYVGSIMKGGAVALDGRIEPGDMILQVNDINFENMSNDEAVRVLREVVQKPGPIKLVVAKCWDPNPKGYFTIPRTEPVRPIDPGAWVAHTAAIRGEGFPPRPPSATTLTSTSSSLASTLPDTERPLEELHLTVNTDMPTIVRAMARPDSGLEIRDRMWLKITIPNAFIGADVVDWLNTHVEGFIDRRDARKYASLMLKAGFIRHTVNKITFSEQCYYIFGDLCSAMSSMKLDCDTVGPLPPPNAWDMPYSGTYAPHSATGYSPMPFNFTNEPTVYGYHREESVHSGSGGSSAGSEHICKEPIHDLKSCSSASETELHIPSVPTMQSKNSGNGNGSNGKRSNGSRSRSSGSEQSVQTGTGSGNQQNQQDLSERRMHEETHTQTSDLDNNSRDNIYEEDILEYQFLHK, encoded by the exons CGTggtgaaagaagaaattgtagATGATGATGCCCATCTTCCCTGTTTCAATGGACGTGTTGTCTCTTGG TTGGTGTCAGCTGAAGGCAGTAACGTATCAGATGGTGCATCACAGTGCACAGATTCTGTGGCACACAGCGAGGTGAAGCATGATCGTGTAGATCATGTAACACCTGGTCATACAACTCGTGGTCCACCACCACTTTCACATGATGACACTTTAACAGAAACTGAAAGTATTATAAGTAGTCGACAAGGGCATCATTTGCATAAAAGTTCAAGACATCATACAgacaaatatgaaaaatataataagtataaTG GGCTTCGTATAAATGGTCATTCAAAGCACAGATCGGGCCACGGTTATGAGACTGCTTCTATTTTAAGTTCAGATTTAGAAACAACAACATTTTTAGAGTCGGATGACGATGCAAGTAGCCGTATAACGTCGACAACAGGCAGACATACCAATATGAGTAGTACAGTTGACAGAGCTACCTTAG ATCGACGTAGACCGCAGAGAAGACGGCGTCACAGATTACCACCTATGTCTAGAACGTCATCCTTTAGCAGTATCACAGACAGTACAATGtccttaaatattataacagtTTCGTTAAATATGGATACTGTTAACTTCCTTGGAATTAGTATTGTTGGTCAAAGTAACAAGGGTGGAGATGGAGGAATCTATGTTGGTTCAATAATGAAAGG gGGAGCAGTTGCTTTAGATGGTCGAATAGAACCTGGCGACATGATTCTTCAAGTAAACGAtattaactttgaaaatatgtcTAATGATGAAGCAGTTAGGGTGTTGAGGGAAGTTGTTCAGAAACCAGG ACCAATCAAATTAGTAGTTGCAAAATGCTGGGATCCTAATCCAAAAGGTTATTTCACAATACCACGTACAGAACCTGTAAGACCTATAGATCCTGGTGCATGGGTGGCGCATACAGCCGCTATAAGGGGTGAAGGTTTTCCTCCGCGTCCACCGAGCGCCACAACTTTAACATCAACGTCGAGTAGCCTTGCGAGCACATTACCAGAtacagaaa GACCATTAGAGGAACTTCACCTTACAGTGAATACCGATATGCCAACAATAGTACGAGCAATGGCTCGGCCTGACTCAGGCTTGGAGATTCGTGATCGTATGTGGcttaaaataacaataccAAATGCATTTATCGGTGCAGATGTGGTAGATTGGCTTAATACCCATGTAGAAGGATTTATCGACCGTCGCGATGCAAGAAAATATGCATCCCTCATGCTGAAAGCTGGTTTCATTAGGCACacagttaataaaataacattttctgaACAATGCTATTATATATTTGGTGACTTGTGTTCAGCCATGAGTAGCATGAAACTAGACTGCGATACAGTTGGGCCGTTACCTCCACCAAATGCCTGGGACATGCCTTATTCAGGAACATATGCACCTCATTCTGCAACTGGATACAGTCCAATGCCATTTAATTTCACTAACGAACCAACCGTGTATGGTTATCACCGAGAAGAAAGTGTTCATAGTGGTTCAG GAGGTAGTAGCGCAGGTAGCGAGCACATTTGCAAAGAACCTATCCATGATTTAAAGTCCTGTTCTTCGGCGTCTGAAACCGAATTGCATATTCCATCAGTGCCAACTATGCAGAGTAAGAATTCTGGTAATGGAAATGGATCGAATGGAAAGAGGTCTAATGGTAGTCGCAGTCGTTCCAGTGGTTCTGAACAGTCTGTGCAGACAGGAACTGGTTCAGGGAATCAACAGAACCAACAAGACTTATCTG AACGGCGTATGCACGAGGAAACTCATACACAGACTAGCGATTTGGACAACAATAGCAGAGACAATATCT atgAGGAAGACATTTTGGAGTACCAGTTTCTGCATAAGTGa
- the LOC128878700 gene encoding segment polarity protein dishevelled homolog DVL-3 isoform X3 — protein MEETKIIYHIDDEETPYLVKLTISPERVTLADFKNVLNRPNYKYFFKSMDDDFGVVKEEIVDDDAHLPCFNGRVVSWLVSAEGSNVSDGASQCTDSVAHSEVKHDRVDHVTPGHTTRGPPPLSHDDTLTETESIISSRQGHHLHKSSRHHTDKYEKYNKYNGLRINGHSKHRSGHGYETASILSSDLETTTFLESDDDASSRITSTTGRHTNMSSTVDRATLDRRRPQRRRRHRLPPMSRTSSFSSITDSTMSLNIITVSLNMDTVNFLGISIVGQSNKGGDGGIYVGSIMKGGAVALDGRIEPGDMILQVNDINFENMSNDEAVRVLREVVQKPGPIKLVVAKCWDPNPKGYFTIPRTEPVRPIDPGAWVAHTAAIRGEGFPPRPPSATTLTSTSSSLASTLPDTERPLEELHLTVNTDMPTIVRAMARPDSGLEIRDRMWLKITIPNAFIGADVVDWLNTHVEGFIDRRDARKYASLMLKAGFIRHTVNKITFSEQCYYIFGDLCSAMSSMKLDCDTVGPLPPPNAWDMPYSGTYAPHSATGYSPMPFNFTNEPTVYGYHREESVHSGSGGSSAGSEHICKEPIHDLKSCSSASETELHIPSVPTMQSKNSGNGNGSNGKRSNGSRSRSSGSEQSVQTGTGSGNQQNQQDLSGLSTTMGQLFL, from the exons CGTggtgaaagaagaaattgtagATGATGATGCCCATCTTCCCTGTTTCAATGGACGTGTTGTCTCTTGG TTGGTGTCAGCTGAAGGCAGTAACGTATCAGATGGTGCATCACAGTGCACAGATTCTGTGGCACACAGCGAGGTGAAGCATGATCGTGTAGATCATGTAACACCTGGTCATACAACTCGTGGTCCACCACCACTTTCACATGATGACACTTTAACAGAAACTGAAAGTATTATAAGTAGTCGACAAGGGCATCATTTGCATAAAAGTTCAAGACATCATACAgacaaatatgaaaaatataataagtataaTG GGCTTCGTATAAATGGTCATTCAAAGCACAGATCGGGCCACGGTTATGAGACTGCTTCTATTTTAAGTTCAGATTTAGAAACAACAACATTTTTAGAGTCGGATGACGATGCAAGTAGCCGTATAACGTCGACAACAGGCAGACATACCAATATGAGTAGTACAGTTGACAGAGCTACCTTAG ATCGACGTAGACCGCAGAGAAGACGGCGTCACAGATTACCACCTATGTCTAGAACGTCATCCTTTAGCAGTATCACAGACAGTACAATGtccttaaatattataacagtTTCGTTAAATATGGATACTGTTAACTTCCTTGGAATTAGTATTGTTGGTCAAAGTAACAAGGGTGGAGATGGAGGAATCTATGTTGGTTCAATAATGAAAGG gGGAGCAGTTGCTTTAGATGGTCGAATAGAACCTGGCGACATGATTCTTCAAGTAAACGAtattaactttgaaaatatgtcTAATGATGAAGCAGTTAGGGTGTTGAGGGAAGTTGTTCAGAAACCAGG ACCAATCAAATTAGTAGTTGCAAAATGCTGGGATCCTAATCCAAAAGGTTATTTCACAATACCACGTACAGAACCTGTAAGACCTATAGATCCTGGTGCATGGGTGGCGCATACAGCCGCTATAAGGGGTGAAGGTTTTCCTCCGCGTCCACCGAGCGCCACAACTTTAACATCAACGTCGAGTAGCCTTGCGAGCACATTACCAGAtacagaaa GACCATTAGAGGAACTTCACCTTACAGTGAATACCGATATGCCAACAATAGTACGAGCAATGGCTCGGCCTGACTCAGGCTTGGAGATTCGTGATCGTATGTGGcttaaaataacaataccAAATGCATTTATCGGTGCAGATGTGGTAGATTGGCTTAATACCCATGTAGAAGGATTTATCGACCGTCGCGATGCAAGAAAATATGCATCCCTCATGCTGAAAGCTGGTTTCATTAGGCACacagttaataaaataacattttctgaACAATGCTATTATATATTTGGTGACTTGTGTTCAGCCATGAGTAGCATGAAACTAGACTGCGATACAGTTGGGCCGTTACCTCCACCAAATGCCTGGGACATGCCTTATTCAGGAACATATGCACCTCATTCTGCAACTGGATACAGTCCAATGCCATTTAATTTCACTAACGAACCAACCGTGTATGGTTATCACCGAGAAGAAAGTGTTCATAGTGGTTCAG GAGGTAGTAGCGCAGGTAGCGAGCACATTTGCAAAGAACCTATCCATGATTTAAAGTCCTGTTCTTCGGCGTCTGAAACCGAATTGCATATTCCATCAGTGCCAACTATGCAGAGTAAGAATTCTGGTAATGGAAATGGATCGAATGGAAAGAGGTCTAATGGTAGTCGCAGTCGTTCCAGTGGTTCTGAACAGTCTGTGCAGACAGGAACTGGTTCAGGGAATCAACAGAACCAACAAGACTTATCTG GATTGTCTACGACAATGGGGCAgctatttctttaa